One Paenibacillus sp. FSL H7-0737 DNA segment encodes these proteins:
- a CDS encoding DNA primase, with protein MSITIIVEGKNDRSRLRRVLVPEVEILCTFGTLNTLKLESLRQQVGDGEVYLYLDNDSSGKKIRSVLRDAFPDADHIYTRRGYAGVEGTPDEYNITQLEKAGLEDFIVYPEPLPF; from the coding sequence ATGTCCATAACGATTATTGTCGAAGGTAAGAACGATCGCAGCAGATTACGGCGCGTGCTGGTACCGGAAGTAGAAATCCTATGTACCTTTGGTACATTAAATACACTAAAATTAGAATCCCTCCGGCAACAAGTAGGAGATGGAGAAGTATACCTTTATTTGGATAACGATAGCTCTGGCAAAAAAATACGCAGTGTGCTCCGGGATGCCTTCCCTGATGCCGATCATATTTATACTCGTCGCGGATATGCTGGTGTGGAAGGTACGCCTGATGAATACAACATCACTCAGCTCGAAAAAGCCGGATTGGAAGATTTCATCGTCTACCCTGAACCACTTCCATTTTAG
- a CDS encoding SCO family protein: protein MSVQTFKRYKWTWLLLILALIMAGYLAINSLNLGKEKLPVIGEVQDFSLENVNGDQVTLADTQGKARLVYFFFTQCPDVCPITTFLLSQTQKILVEDGSFGKDTGFVSISFDPKNDTREAIKAFADRFQANYDGWYFLRGDQEEVRKLATDSFKVLIAGNSKENFVHANRIALVDRNNQLRALYDAGDTENVTPEFLADQLTELARE, encoded by the coding sequence GTGTCCGTGCAAACCTTTAAGCGTTATAAATGGACTTGGCTTCTGCTAATACTTGCTTTGATTATGGCTGGTTATCTGGCAATTAACTCTTTGAATTTAGGAAAAGAGAAATTGCCAGTAATCGGAGAAGTGCAGGACTTTTCTCTTGAAAATGTGAATGGAGACCAGGTTACTCTGGCTGATACACAAGGTAAAGCACGGCTGGTATACTTCTTTTTTACACAGTGTCCGGATGTATGTCCTATAACTACGTTTTTGTTATCTCAGACACAGAAGATTCTGGTCGAGGATGGCAGTTTTGGTAAAGATACGGGTTTTGTTTCTATCTCTTTTGATCCGAAGAATGATACTCGGGAAGCTATTAAGGCTTTTGCAGACCGGTTTCAGGCGAATTATGATGGATGGTATTTCTTGCGGGGGGATCAGGAAGAAGTTCGTAAGTTAGCGACGGATTCTTTTAAAGTACTAATCGCAGGGAATTCCAAAGAAAATTTCGTACATGCCAACCGTATAGCGTTAGTTGACCGGAACAATCAACTTCGTGCATTGTATGACGCAGGAGATACGGAGAACGTAACTCCTGAATTTCTTGCCGATCAGCTAACGGAATTGGCTCGGGAATAG
- the cyoE gene encoding heme o synthase — MDNHITFQASSDSAAMSAKSPPEGASWRDFIAVTKPGIIRSNLIAAFAGYWLASGWDVHYGRLVLTLLGTMLVMASACVFNNYFDRDLDMKMERTRERGLPTGRLKPNTVLLYAIGLGIAGLIVLFAFSGMLAGLFGIVGMFVYVVVYTLWLKRTSTWSTSVGAISGAMPPVIGYVAVSGTVDLGAWLIFAMLFLWQPPHFWALGIRRKEEYRAAGFPLLPVVKGTRRTKFQMIPYVALLLPIPVLMYAYDYAGIFFLIISSALSLAWLVLTLMGFKAKDDEVWAKKNFLFSINYLTVSLIVLVLNTIHG; from the coding sequence GTGGACAATCATATAACATTTCAAGCTTCTTCCGACTCTGCAGCCATGTCTGCAAAATCTCCACCGGAAGGTGCTAGCTGGCGTGATTTCATTGCTGTAACAAAACCCGGTATTATCCGATCTAACCTTATTGCCGCCTTTGCGGGATATTGGTTGGCCTCGGGTTGGGATGTTCATTACGGCAGATTAGTTCTGACTCTGCTCGGTACTATGCTGGTTATGGCTTCGGCCTGCGTTTTTAATAACTATTTCGACCGGGATCTGGACATGAAGATGGAAAGAACCCGTGAACGGGGGCTTCCTACAGGACGACTAAAACCAAACACTGTGTTATTATACGCCATTGGGCTTGGTATTGCAGGTTTGATCGTGCTGTTTGCTTTTTCAGGTATGCTTGCCGGTCTGTTTGGAATTGTTGGTATGTTCGTTTACGTAGTAGTATACACGCTTTGGTTGAAGCGGACATCAACATGGAGCACCTCCGTAGGTGCGATTTCTGGAGCAATGCCCCCAGTAATTGGTTATGTTGCGGTTTCAGGAACGGTTGATCTAGGCGCTTGGCTGATCTTTGCCATGTTGTTTCTATGGCAACCCCCTCACTTCTGGGCGTTGGGCATTAGACGTAAAGAAGAATATAGAGCGGCAGGATTTCCATTGTTACCTGTAGTTAAAGGGACGCGACGTACGAAATTTCAGATGATTCCTTATGTAGCCCTTTTGCTGCCTATTCCAGTGTTAATGTACGCCTACGATTACGCAGGCATATTTTTTCTAATCATTTCATCAGCGTTGTCCTTGGCTTGGTTAGTATTGACCTTGATGGGCTTTAAGGCTAAAGATGATGAAGTCTGGGCGAAGAAGAATTTCCTCTTCTCCATTAACTACCTGACAGTTAGTTTGATCGTACTTGTATTGAATACGATTCACGGTTAA
- a CDS encoding metal-dependent hydrolase gives MDTATHLVMGLGLAGLSFVDPIVASDPKLAGAVMLATVLASQAPDADTALRLKDNAMYIRNHRGITHSLPFLILWPALISFVLGPLFGFTDLQALSHIALWSFIGVGVHVFSDLFNTYGTQAARPFTEKWIAWNIIHIFDPFIFGSHIAAILLWITGIIPPQPLFITLYACTILYYIWRTVVHARLTRNIKLKDLHHSAGERYIVIPTISLKRWNVVKVKKDGSYDVGQLVNNRLEWFKHAVCSTHPAVEISKSHPDIQSFLYFTSYAVAEVEELPSGYMVRWGDVRYLHRKQYPFVAVLVMDNQYRPLNTYVGWLSSEKLDKRFSIDPGSLR, from the coding sequence ATGGATACTGCTACACATTTAGTTATGGGCCTAGGCTTAGCCGGGCTTTCCTTCGTTGATCCCATCGTTGCTTCTGATCCGAAACTGGCCGGGGCTGTTATGCTGGCAACAGTGCTCGCCTCTCAGGCTCCTGATGCCGATACTGCGCTACGACTGAAGGACAATGCAATGTATATTCGAAATCACCGAGGAATCACACATTCCCTACCCTTTCTAATTCTGTGGCCCGCGCTGATTTCCTTCGTGTTAGGCCCCTTATTTGGTTTTACTGATTTACAAGCTCTAAGCCATATTGCGCTCTGGAGCTTCATTGGTGTAGGTGTTCACGTATTTTCTGATCTATTTAATACCTATGGCACTCAGGCTGCACGTCCATTCACGGAGAAATGGATTGCATGGAACATCATCCACATTTTTGATCCATTTATATTTGGTAGCCATATCGCAGCCATCCTTCTCTGGATCACCGGGATCATTCCACCGCAACCTTTATTTATTACACTGTATGCCTGTACTATTCTTTATTATATTTGGAGAACCGTCGTTCACGCACGTCTCACGCGTAATATTAAGCTTAAGGATTTACATCATAGTGCCGGCGAACGTTATATTGTAATCCCTACAATTTCACTAAAGCGCTGGAACGTAGTCAAGGTGAAAAAAGATGGCAGCTATGATGTTGGGCAGTTAGTCAATAACCGACTGGAATGGTTCAAACATGCTGTATGCTCGACTCATCCTGCTGTGGAGATTTCCAAGTCGCACCCTGATATTCAGTCCTTTCTATACTTCACCTCTTATGCAGTAGCCGAAGTCGAGGAACTCCCTTCAGGATATATGGTGCGCTGGGGGGACGTACGTTATTTACATCGCAAACAATACCCGTTTGTGGCTGTATTAGTGATGGACAATCAATATCGACCTTTAAATACTTATGTAGGTTGGCTTAGCAGCGAGAAGCTCGACAAACGATTTTCCATTGACCCTGGTTCTTTACGATGA
- the trpS gene encoding tryptophan--tRNA ligase, with translation MKKVMSGIQPSGSLTLGNYIGALKNFVKLQDDHQCFFMVVDMHAITVAQDPAALREQSESVAALFIAAGIDPARSNVYMQSHVPQHAELGWIMTTLTAMGELERMTQFKDKSSGKDSVGAGLFVYPSLMAADILVYNADLVPVGEDQKQHLELTRDLAGRFNNRFGEFFTIPEPYIPEVGARIMSLDDGTKKMSKSNPNAGSYIALLDSPDVIRKKISRATTDSGREVIFDPANKPEISNLMSIYSECSGMTLQQIADRYEGQMYGGFKKDLAEVVVSTLEPLQQRYNEIRSSGAITDILAEGAGRARIVATETLNGVKERMGFLPAR, from the coding sequence ATGAAAAAAGTAATGTCAGGCATTCAGCCAAGCGGTTCACTTACATTGGGGAACTACATTGGAGCACTGAAAAATTTTGTGAAGCTGCAAGATGATCATCAATGTTTCTTTATGGTTGTCGATATGCATGCAATCACTGTAGCACAAGATCCTGCGGCACTGCGTGAACAGTCAGAATCCGTAGCGGCCCTCTTTATTGCAGCAGGAATTGATCCTGCACGTTCTAATGTCTATATGCAGTCGCATGTGCCACAACACGCTGAACTGGGTTGGATCATGACGACACTTACAGCAATGGGCGAGCTGGAGCGTATGACCCAGTTTAAAGATAAATCATCAGGTAAAGATTCTGTTGGCGCTGGTTTATTCGTCTATCCTTCCTTGATGGCAGCAGATATTCTTGTTTATAATGCGGATCTTGTGCCAGTTGGAGAAGATCAAAAACAACATTTGGAGCTGACTCGTGATTTAGCTGGTCGCTTCAATAATCGTTTTGGCGAATTCTTTACCATTCCGGAGCCGTACATTCCAGAGGTGGGTGCACGTATTATGTCTCTGGATGATGGCACCAAAAAAATGAGCAAGAGCAATCCTAACGCAGGCAGCTACATTGCTCTGTTAGATTCACCGGACGTAATCCGTAAAAAAATCAGCCGTGCAACGACTGATTCAGGACGTGAAGTAATTTTTGATCCAGCTAATAAGCCAGAGATTAGTAATTTGATGAGTATTTATTCCGAATGTTCTGGAATGACACTCCAGCAAATTGCCGATCGTTATGAAGGGCAAATGTATGGCGGCTTTAAGAAAGATCTTGCTGAAGTGGTTGTATCTACGCTTGAGCCTTTACAACAAAGATATAATGAAATTCGTAGCTCGGGTGCGATTACAGATATTCTTGCTGAAGGTGCTGGTCGTGCACGTATTGTTGCAACTGAGACGTTGAATGGAGTTAAAGAGCGGATGGGATTTCTGCCAGCTCGTTAA
- a CDS encoding aldose 1-epimerase, with the protein MKQVTKGQWGGYDTYILHSRELEVTLLPRLGNNVISLFDVKKQREILRRPDESDQAFFMQKPYHFGMPLLIPPGRIRKGQFQFEGTSYQFDQNTANDNHIHGLHRTQAWCVSDIEEDEDGCAVTTEFRTEDDPHWMEQFPIPLKFEMTFRLQEARFTQTLKVTNLGDHRIPFGIGYHTWFMIDGEPERWNLKLPVNSIYELNEELLPSGNLIPLGDLEALNTGMNMQGTNFDTALRIGEKQPVEALLLRDDGYGLRYTADENLFRHWVLYTKGPADQFLCIEPYTWLANAPNVSEDASFTGLLTVEPGQSQNLSTVLEMIYPEI; encoded by the coding sequence ATGAAACAGGTGACCAAAGGGCAGTGGGGCGGTTATGATACTTATATTTTGCACAGCCGTGAACTGGAAGTCACGCTTTTGCCGCGACTAGGAAATAACGTGATTTCATTGTTTGATGTCAAGAAACAACGGGAAATTCTACGGCGGCCTGATGAAAGCGATCAAGCTTTCTTTATGCAAAAACCTTACCATTTTGGCATGCCGCTATTAATTCCACCCGGAAGAATTCGTAAGGGCCAATTTCAATTCGAGGGTACAAGTTATCAATTTGACCAGAATACCGCTAATGACAATCATATTCATGGTCTACACCGAACTCAGGCCTGGTGTGTCAGCGATATTGAAGAAGATGAGGATGGTTGCGCGGTCACTACTGAATTCCGAACGGAAGATGATCCACACTGGATGGAGCAATTCCCTATCCCACTTAAATTCGAAATGACGTTTAGGCTTCAGGAAGCCCGATTTACCCAAACTTTAAAGGTTACTAATCTTGGAGATCATCGAATTCCTTTTGGGATCGGTTATCACACCTGGTTTATGATTGATGGAGAACCTGAGCGCTGGAATCTTAAGCTCCCAGTAAATAGTATTTATGAACTGAACGAAGAATTGCTCCCTAGCGGCAATCTGATTCCACTTGGTGATCTGGAAGCCTTGAACACCGGAATGAACATGCAGGGAACTAATTTTGATACTGCTCTACGTATTGGAGAAAAACAGCCTGTAGAAGCCTTATTATTACGTGATGATGGTTATGGCCTTCGTTATACTGCTGACGAGAATCTATTCCGTCACTGGGTGCTATATACCAAAGGACCGGCTGATCAATTTCTGTGTATTGAGCCCTATACCTGGCTCGCGAATGCACCGAATGTATCCGAGGATGCTTCCTTCACAGGTCTTTTAACGGTAGAACCCGGTCAAAGTCAGAATCTATCCACCGTGCTGGAAATGATCTATCCTGAGATTTAA
- a CDS encoding alpha/beta-type small acid-soluble spore protein, with amino-acid sequence MGQAGQGRSSRSNNLVVPQATAALQQLKYEAAQELGVTIPADGYYGNYTSRETGSLGGYITKRLVQLAEQQLSGRQ; translated from the coding sequence ATGGGTCAAGCAGGTCAAGGTCGTAGCAGCCGTTCCAATAACCTGGTCGTTCCTCAAGCAACTGCGGCATTGCAACAGTTGAAATATGAAGCAGCACAGGAGCTTGGAGTAACGATCCCAGCTGACGGTTATTACGGGAACTACACTTCTCGCGAAACTGGTTCTCTGGGCGGTTACATCACTAAACGTCTAGTACAACTGGCAGAACAACAACTGTCTGGTCGTCAGTAA
- a CDS encoding M3 family oligoendopeptidase yields the protein MKQPLSLTWELDSIFPGGSSSTELESFLKNLEQDIAALQGLVKNAVAPTDVESTKALDEVIELLQSCSGRLVEVSSFADCLGAQNQMDKGAVRLAARVTSMRAGFEGISSQFSNVLRQTTDKVWAEWMARPEIAPLTFVLSESRDLAREKMSPELESLALELAVDGYHGWSGHYDTIVSSIKIPFEDEEGTKLLSAGQAFNKLDDPDPKVRQSMFHKWEEAWTEAADNCADTLNHLAGFRLKLYKGRGWEDILKDPLSINRMSQDTLNAMWDVITNSKPALVTYLQRKAKLLGLDALSWVDVEAPVGKSSGKIPYDQAAKDIVTQFRKFSPKMAEFAERAFDNNWIEVEDRPGKRPGGFCTSFPESKESRIFMTYSGTTSNVSTLAHELGHAYHSYLLDDQPVFNQNYAMNVAETASTFAEVIVSDAQVKAASNAEEKLALLETKIQNSVAFFMNIHARFLFETRFYEKRKEGLVNAEELSELMVEAQKEAFCGVLSEYHPHFWASKLHFYITDVPFYNFPYTVGYMFSTGLYRLALQEGASFADKYDSLLQDTGVMTLEDLVLKHLGVDLTKPDFWQGATDLIVADINEFLEMTEQLV from the coding sequence ATGAAACAACCATTATCACTGACTTGGGAACTTGATTCCATATTTCCTGGAGGATCGTCCTCTACTGAGTTAGAAAGCTTTTTAAAGAATCTTGAACAAGATATTGCAGCCTTACAGGGTCTGGTGAAGAATGCTGTAGCTCCAACGGATGTTGAGTCTACAAAGGCGCTGGACGAGGTTATAGAACTGCTTCAGAGCTGTTCAGGAAGACTTGTGGAGGTCTCTTCCTTCGCAGACTGTCTGGGCGCTCAGAATCAAATGGACAAAGGTGCGGTAAGACTGGCGGCTCGAGTGACAAGTATGCGTGCCGGATTCGAAGGCATTAGCTCACAATTCAGTAATGTGCTTCGTCAGACTACAGACAAGGTATGGGCAGAGTGGATGGCACGTCCGGAGATTGCTCCATTAACGTTCGTGCTGAGCGAGAGCCGTGACTTGGCCCGTGAGAAGATGAGTCCAGAGTTGGAAAGCTTAGCACTAGAACTAGCCGTTGACGGATATCATGGATGGAGCGGGCACTATGATACGATTGTAAGCTCGATTAAGATCCCATTTGAGGATGAAGAAGGAACAAAGCTGCTCTCCGCAGGTCAAGCTTTTAACAAGCTGGATGATCCAGATCCGAAAGTACGTCAATCCATGTTCCATAAATGGGAAGAAGCATGGACCGAAGCAGCAGATAACTGTGCGGATACCTTGAATCACTTAGCGGGCTTCCGTCTGAAGCTCTATAAAGGAAGAGGTTGGGAAGATATTCTGAAAGATCCGCTGAGCATCAATCGCATGTCACAAGATACTTTGAATGCGATGTGGGACGTGATTACGAATAGCAAGCCTGCACTCGTGACCTATCTTCAGCGTAAAGCTAAGCTGCTTGGACTGGATGCTCTTTCTTGGGTAGATGTCGAAGCGCCAGTGGGTAAATCTTCAGGTAAAATCCCATATGATCAGGCCGCTAAAGATATCGTTACCCAGTTCCGCAAATTTAGTCCGAAGATGGCAGAGTTTGCAGAGCGTGCTTTTGATAATAACTGGATTGAGGTTGAGGATCGTCCGGGAAAACGTCCTGGAGGTTTCTGTACATCCTTCCCTGAGAGTAAGGAATCGCGGATTTTCATGACTTATAGCGGTACAACTTCCAATGTTTCAACCTTGGCACATGAGCTGGGACATGCTTATCATTCTTACTTGCTGGATGATCAACCTGTATTTAATCAGAACTACGCTATGAACGTTGCAGAGACTGCTTCAACCTTCGCAGAGGTCATTGTATCTGACGCTCAGGTTAAAGCCGCTAGCAACGCTGAAGAGAAACTGGCGTTGCTTGAAACGAAAATTCAAAACAGCGTAGCCTTCTTTATGAACATTCACGCTCGGTTCTTATTTGAGACTCGTTTTTATGAGAAACGTAAGGAAGGCCTTGTAAATGCTGAGGAGCTGTCTGAATTGATGGTGGAAGCACAGAAGGAAGCCTTCTGTGGGGTGCTTTCGGAATACCATCCTCATTTCTGGGCTTCTAAACTGCATTTTTATATCACAGATGTGCCGTTCTATAACTTCCCTTACACCGTTGGCTACATGTTCAGCACAGGCTTGTATCGACTGGCTCTGCAAGAAGGAGCGTCCTTTGCAGACAAATATGATAGCTTGTTGCAAGATACTGGTGTGATGACTTTAGAGGATTTGGTACTTAAGCATCTGGGTGTGGATCTTACGAAGCCGGACTTCTGGCAAGGCGCTACAGATCTGATTGTAGCTGACATTAATGAGTTCTTGGAGATGACGGAGCAATTAGTTTGA
- a CDS encoding YycC family protein — MKPLQISPETAITLSKQLGVPLEHLMHMPQHILLQKIAELSKKQNSPQAEDGNEESPSGKDSQ; from the coding sequence ATGAAGCCACTACAAATTTCACCGGAAACAGCCATAACGTTATCCAAGCAACTAGGCGTTCCACTGGAACACTTGATGCATATGCCCCAACATATTTTGCTACAAAAAATAGCTGAGCTATCCAAAAAGCAGAATTCACCGCAAGCTGAGGATGGAAATGAAGAGTCTCCTTCTGGGAAGGATTCACAATGA
- a CDS encoding DUF2225 domain-containing protein, with protein MPELIPLYSIKVKCCNCEHEFSTSRVRPSLKKAIRRDADFCAYYKNENPDYYVVRVCPSCGFASTENSADKLTDLQRKAFNEQVGKRWKSRDFGDKRSWETALETYKLALLCAQSINDKDRIIASLLHHIAWLYRYQGNTEQEQRFLRYSLAEYVKVYEKDGIAGNDARLMYLIGELNRRIGEFSVAVMWFSRLINDQKIMDAAMIRAAREQWVVLREQMRGETVDIDADGLPSGS; from the coding sequence TTGCCAGAGTTAATACCCCTATATTCTATTAAGGTCAAATGTTGCAATTGTGAACATGAATTTTCAACCTCTCGCGTACGCCCTAGCCTAAAAAAGGCTATCCGCCGCGATGCTGATTTTTGCGCATATTACAAAAACGAGAATCCGGATTATTATGTTGTACGTGTCTGCCCGAGTTGTGGGTTTGCCTCTACAGAAAATTCAGCGGACAAGCTGACGGATCTGCAGCGAAAAGCATTTAATGAACAGGTAGGAAAACGATGGAAGAGCCGTGACTTTGGGGATAAACGAAGCTGGGAAACTGCACTTGAGACCTATAAACTGGCGCTTTTATGCGCTCAAAGTATTAACGATAAGGATCGAATTATTGCAAGTCTGCTTCATCACATTGCCTGGTTGTATCGGTATCAAGGGAATACGGAACAGGAACAACGCTTTTTGCGCTATTCATTAGCTGAATATGTGAAGGTATACGAAAAAGACGGAATAGCTGGCAATGATGCCCGGCTCATGTATCTTATCGGCGAACTTAACCGGCGCATCGGAGAGTTCTCTGTGGCTGTAATGTGGTTCTCCCGCCTGATTAATGATCAGAAGATTATGGATGCTGCGATGATTCGAGCTGCCAGGGAGCAGTGGGTTGTGCTAAGAGAGCAAATGCGCGGCGAAACTGTAGATATTGATGCCGATGGATTGCCTTCAGGTTCTTAA